A genomic window from Elaeis guineensis isolate ETL-2024a chromosome 3, EG11, whole genome shotgun sequence includes:
- the LOC105040309 gene encoding translation factor GUF1 homolog, mitochondrial, with protein MGALDRASRAARSKLRPLLYTTRYVSSLFRGIPVGCVDRSFCTQSRQNSREGGVDLSEYPPERIRNFSIIAHVDHGKSTLADRLLELTATIKRGHGQPQYLDKLQVERERGITVKAQTATMFHKHKFGFPDASNIQDPSNFLLNLIDTPGHVDFSYEVSRSLAACQGALLVVDAAQGVQAQTVANFYLAFESNLSIIPVINKIDQPTADPDRVKAQLKSLFDLDPNDALLTSAKTGQGLEQILPAVIERIPSPPGKCDSPLRMLLLDSYYDEYKGVICHVAVVDGALRKGDKIASVATGQNYEVLDVGIMHPELTPTGVLFTGQVGYVVSGMRTTKEARVGDTLYHAKSIVVPLPGFKPAKHMVFSGLYPADGSDFDALNHAIERLTCNDASVSVTKESSTALGMGFRCGFLGLLHMDVFHQRLEQEYGARIISTIPTVPYIFEYSDGSKIQVQNPASLASNPGKRVTACWEPSVIATIIIPSEYVGPVITLCSERRGEQLEYSFIDNQRALMKYRLPLREIIVDFYNELKSITSGYATFDYEDSEYQKSDLVKLDILLNGQPVDAMATIVHNLKAQRIGRELVEKLKKFIDRQMFEITIQAAIGSKVIARETISAMRKNVLAKCYGGDVTRKKKLLEKQKEGKKRMKRVGSVDIPQEAFHELLKVS; from the exons ATGGGCGCTCTAGATCGTGCGTCGAGGGCGGCGAGGTCGAAACTCCGGCCTCTTCTCTATACTACGAGATATGTTTCATCTTTATTTAGGGGAATTCCTGTCGGATGCGTTGATCGCTCGTTCTGCACCCAATCTCGTCAGAATAGCAGAGAAGGTGGCGTAGATTTGAGCGAATATCCGCCGGAAAGGATACGGAACTTCTCCATCATCGCCCACGTTGATCACGGGAAATCGACGCTTGCCGATCGGCTCCTGGAGCTGACGGCGACCATCAAAAGAGGCCACGGCCAGCCTCAGTACCTCGACAAGTTACAG GTAGAAAGAGAGAGGGGTATTACAGTCAAAGCGCAGACAGCAACTATGTTCCACAAGCATAAATTTGGTTTCCCGGATGCCTCCAATATTCAAGATCCATCAAATTTTCTACTGAATCTGATTGACACTCCTGGTCATGTGGATTTCAGCTATGAGGTATCAAGATCTCTTGCAGCTTGCCAGGGTGCCCTTTTAGTAGTTGATGCTGCCCAAGGCGTTCAAGCACAGACAGTTGCTAACTTTTATCTTGCATTTGAATCTAACCTGAGTATTATTCCCGTCATAAACAAAATCGACCAACCCACTGCTGATCCTGATCGTGTTAAAGCCCAATTGAAATCAttgtttgatcttgatccaaatgATGCTCTTTTAACTTCTGCCAAAACTGGCCAAGGGCTTGAGCAAATCCTGCCTGCTGTAATAGAGCGCATACCTTCTCCTCCTGGGAAATGTGATTCACCTTTACGGATGCTTTTGTTAGATTCGTACTATGATGAGTATAAAGGAGTAATCTGCCATGTTGCTGTTGTTGATGGTGCTCTCCGCAAGGGGGATAAGATTGCATCTGTAGCAACTGGCCAGAATTATGAAGTCTTAGATGTTGGAATAATGCATCCTGAACTTACTCCAACTGGAGTACTTTTTACTGGACAAGTTGGTTATGTTGTAAGTGGCATGCGTACAACAAAAGAAGCACGTGTTGGTGATACACTTTACCATGCCAAAAGCATTGTGGTACCTCTTCCAG GTTTCAAGCCTgcaaagcatatggtattctctGGTCTTTATCCCGCTGATGGTTCTGATTTTGATGCTCTTAACCATGCTATAGAGAGGTTGACATGCAATGATGCTAGTGTATCTGTTACCAAAGAGTCTAGCACGGCTCTTGGCATGGGATTCAG GTGTGGCTTCTTAGGTTTACTTCACATGGATGTCTTTCACCAGCGTCTTGAGCAA GAGTATGGAGCTCGAATCATATCTACCATACCAACTGTCCCATATATTTTTGAGTATTCGGATGGAAG TAAGATACAAGTTCAAAATCCTGCTTCACTGGCTTCAAATCCTGGGAAGCGTGTAACTGCATGTTGGGAACCATCTGTTATTGCAACCATTATTATTCCTAGTGA GTATGTTGGACCTGTGATAACACTTTGTTCAGAAAGGAGAGGAGAGCAGCTAGAATATTCATTTATTGACAA CCAGCGTGCGCTTATGAAATATCGGTTGCCACTGAGGGAAATCATTgtggatttctacaatgaattGAAAAGTATAACATCTGGATATGCCACGTTCGATTATGAGGATTCTGA GTATCAAAAGTCTGATTTGGTTAAACTAGATATCCTCCTCAATGGCCAGCCTGTTGATGCTATGGCAACCATTGTTCACAATCTGAAAGCGCAGAGGATTGGACGTGAATTGGTGGAAAAACTAAAGAAGTTCATAGACAG GCAAATGTTTGAAATAACAATACAAGCTGCGATTGGCTCAAAGGTTATCGCAAGGGAGAC TATTTCAGCAATGAGGAAAAATGTTCTGGCAAAATGCTATGGTGGTGATGTTACACGGAAGAAGAAGCTCTTGGAGAAGCAGAAGGAAGGGAAGAAACGCATGAAGCGTGTAGGTTCTGTTGATATACCACAAGAAGCATTCCATGAACTGCTGAAAGTGTCCTAA